In Anaerolineales bacterium, the following proteins share a genomic window:
- a CDS encoding MFS transporter, which translates to MTTPTTHSPLPFWIKLLYGSGDWGISSIGMMRSIFLALYLTDVVGLMPRLASFGVLIGIVWDAVNDPIIGRLSDRLQTRWGRRRPFLLWFAVPFGLSFVILWSAPNWDNQIALLAYVTLAFMISDTLTTLVSVPFLSLTPELTPDYDERTTLTSFRSFFQLVGAFTVVVAAPSIVDIVVASGGTQQQGFMLVGAIFGALGAIPLFLIGLFVRERSTPEQQESIPFRETLRIAWQNIPFRYAVGIHMLNWSAVDMMIVVFPYFLLYWVARGDLLATINVFGIDMAYESAFFGTLMLVCILFVPFWLWVSKLRNKREAYAIGMVFWVIVTFLIYLIQPGDTSRLFILSALAGIGVSAAYTLPDAMFADVIEWDELRTGRRQEGIFYGIRTLIRKLTGALVLFLTLQALGWSGYVAPPDGALQFTQSDTALHIIRLLVSPLGAILLSGTIVLAWLFPLSRENHHRIQRLLEKRRERLTK; encoded by the coding sequence ATGACAACCCCCACAACGCATTCTCCCCTACCCTTTTGGATCAAACTGCTCTACGGCTCAGGCGATTGGGGCATCTCCAGCATCGGCATGATGCGCTCGATCTTCCTTGCCCTCTATCTGACCGACGTGGTGGGGCTGATGCCTCGCCTAGCATCCTTTGGCGTCCTCATCGGGATCGTTTGGGATGCCGTCAACGATCCCATCATCGGACGATTGAGCGACCGCCTCCAAACGCGCTGGGGGAGGCGGCGTCCATTCCTGCTTTGGTTCGCCGTGCCGTTCGGTTTGAGTTTCGTCATCCTGTGGTCGGCGCCAAATTGGGATAATCAAATTGCATTATTAGCCTATGTGACTCTCGCATTCATGATCTCCGACACATTGACGACTCTCGTCTCCGTGCCGTTTCTTTCGCTGACCCCAGAACTGACCCCCGATTACGACGAACGCACCACGCTGACAAGTTTCCGTTCGTTCTTTCAATTGGTCGGCGCGTTCACAGTCGTGGTCGCCGCGCCATCCATTGTGGATATAGTCGTTGCATCGGGCGGCACACAGCAACAAGGCTTCATGCTGGTCGGCGCGATCTTCGGCGCGCTCGGCGCGATTCCCCTATTCCTGATCGGACTTTTCGTCCGGGAGCGGTCAACGCCCGAACAACAGGAAAGCATCCCCTTCCGCGAAACCCTGCGAATCGCGTGGCAGAACATTCCGTTTCGCTATGCCGTTGGCATTCACATGCTCAACTGGTCCGCCGTAGATATGATGATAGTGGTCTTTCCCTATTTCCTGCTCTATTGGGTTGCACGCGGAGATCTGCTCGCTACCATCAACGTGTTTGGCATAGACATGGCGTATGAATCCGCATTCTTCGGCACACTCATGCTCGTTTGTATTTTGTTCGTGCCGTTCTGGTTGTGGGTTTCAAAATTAAGGAACAAACGGGAAGCGTACGCCATCGGTATGGTCTTTTGGGTCATCGTCACGTTCCTAATCTACTTGATCCAACCGGGTGATACTTCGCGCTTGTTCATCCTCTCCGCTCTGGCGGGCATCGGCGTCTCCGCTGCATACACGCTGCCCGACGCGATGTTCGCCGATGTGATCGAATGGGATGAACTGCGGACGGGCCGCCGCCAGGAGGGAATTTTCTACGGCATCCGCACGCTCATCCGCAAATTGACCGGGGCTCTCGTCCTCTTCCTGACTCTGCAGGCGTTGGGCTGGTCCGGTTACGTTGCCCCGCCGGATGGCGCCCTACAATTCACACAAAGCGACACAGCGTTACACATCATTCGTTTATTGGTTTCGCCGCTGGGCGCGATCTTGCTTTCAGGTACGATCGTCCTCGCCTGGTTATTTCCGCTTTCGCGCGAAAACCATCACCGTATTCAACGTCTGCTCGAAAAACGAAGGGAGCGGTTAACCAAGTAG
- a CDS encoding transglycosylase domain-containing protein, with product MPSTIPILRARRERRIEKRHKDEARARNAFLGAGMIFSLVLAALIAVAAFAYVNLTRDLPSTEILPILLNPPNGLLLQPTHIYDRTGDNLLFTFAPDDSPRRYIPLSDTNPQHLPQSLADAIIATSDPNFYEHAGYDLTTLTNYESHNTLAQKLVSDLLLFNEPPSLRRALRERILAAQITSEFGRTQILEWYLNSANFGRYAFGAESAAQLYFGKSATQLTTAESAILAAVNESPSLNPHDAPQTALERGRETIRKMSALGFLSDEATANALGESPFFQPPLLSDVQPAAAFVNLLLAQLDSQFPRARIERGGLTIISTLDFNVQKQSSCVAAFYAARLAGLPDPSIQCDSLRFLSALPPSITIPDSSASAIVTDPTTGQVLAVVGETFEGRETPLVGAHRSGSTLDAFVYLAGFTRGLSPASLVWDIPGKTDVQNFDGVYHGPIRLRTALANDYPAPAAQVFAQMGVENVDNIASSFGVQRDADLSLLNAAGAYGVFAEQGVYFGQNVGDAFEPVTILRVEGNDDSVWLDWTTPQAKPVVTPALAYLMNHSLSDETARQDRSSAFNVGFPTAIKIGQTEDALDAWTIGYSPLRVVAVWVGSRESSPPQGGRRGVAPVLWNALMQIASQNLPAEDWSLPAGVSVVNVCDPSGMLPTSDCPNVVNEVFLQGNEPVQADNMYRKYAINRETGLLATVFTLPQLIEERVYLVVPSDARAWADSAGVAIPPSAYDVIQAPPFNSDVNITFPELFSEVGGVVQITGAAAGTDFVSYRVLIGQGLNPQEWIQIGEGNAPVPNGLLAEWNTEGLSGLYAVQLQVIRSDQRVDTAIIQVTIKN from the coding sequence ATGCCCTCCACGATTCCGATCCTGCGCGCGAGGCGCGAGCGCCGTATCGAAAAGCGGCACAAGGACGAAGCCCGCGCGCGTAATGCTTTCCTCGGCGCGGGGATGATCTTCTCGCTCGTTCTCGCCGCGCTGATCGCCGTCGCCGCGTTCGCGTACGTCAACCTCACGCGCGATCTACCCTCAACCGAAATTCTCCCAATTCTCCTGAATCCTCCCAATGGTCTCCTCCTCCAGCCCACGCACATCTACGATCGCACAGGTGATAATCTCTTATTTACATTCGCGCCCGACGATTCGCCGCGTCGCTACATCCCCCTCAGCGACACGAACCCGCAACATCTTCCGCAATCCCTCGCAGACGCTATCATTGCAACCTCCGACCCAAACTTTTACGAACACGCGGGCTACGATCTCACCACACTTACTAATTACGAAAGCCACAACACCCTCGCGCAAAAACTCGTCTCCGACCTCCTCCTCTTCAACGAGCCGCCATCCCTTCGCCGCGCGCTGCGCGAGCGCATCCTCGCCGCGCAGATCACCTCGGAGTTTGGGCGCACGCAAATCCTCGAGTGGTACCTCAACTCGGCGAACTTCGGTCGCTATGCATTCGGCGCGGAAAGCGCGGCGCAACTCTACTTCGGAAAATCGGCAACGCAACTCACCACCGCCGAGTCCGCCATCCTCGCGGCGGTGAACGAATCGCCGAGTCTGAATCCGCACGACGCGCCGCAGACCGCCCTCGAACGCGGGCGCGAAACGATTCGGAAGATGTCGGCTCTTGGATTTTTATCCGACGAAGCGACCGCCAACGCGCTGGGAGAATCTCCCTTCTTTCAGCCGCCGCTTCTTTCCGACGTTCAACCTGCCGCGGCTTTCGTCAACCTGCTCCTCGCCCAATTGGATTCGCAATTCCCCCGCGCCCGCATCGAGCGCGGCGGCTTGACGATAATTTCAACCCTCGATTTCAACGTGCAAAAGCAATCGTCGTGTGTCGCCGCGTTTTATGCCGCGCGACTTGCAGGTCTGCCTGACCCGTCCATCCAATGCGACTCGCTGAGATTTTTATCTGCGCTGCCGCCTTCGATAACGATTCCTGATTCGTCCGCGAGCGCTATCGTCACCGATCCCACAACGGGACAAGTCCTTGCGGTCGTCGGTGAAACGTTCGAGGGGCGAGAAACGCCGCTCGTAGGCGCGCACAGGTCTGGGTCCACGTTAGACGCGTTTGTCTACTTGGCGGGATTCACTCGAGGCTTGAGTCCCGCGTCGCTGGTGTGGGATATCCCAGGCAAGACGGATGTCCAAAACTTCGACGGCGTGTATCACGGACCGATCCGTTTGCGGACCGCGTTGGCGAACGATTATCCCGCGCCCGCCGCGCAAGTGTTCGCGCAAATGGGAGTTGAAAATGTGGACAATATCGCGTCGTCGTTTGGCGTTCAACGTGATGCGGATTTGTCGTTGTTGAATGCGGCGGGCGCGTACGGAGTCTTCGCGGAACAAGGCGTTTATTTTGGACAGAATGTGGGCGACGCGTTCGAGCCTGTGACGATTTTGCGCGTGGAAGGGAACGACGATAGCGTGTGGCTCGATTGGACGACGCCGCAAGCGAAGCCAGTGGTCACGCCCGCGCTGGCATATTTGATGAATCATTCGTTGAGCGACGAGACCGCGCGCCAAGACCGTTCAAGCGCGTTCAATGTTGGGTTTCCCACTGCCATAAAAATTGGTCAGACCGAAGACGCGCTCGACGCGTGGACGATCGGATATTCGCCTTTGCGCGTTGTAGCGGTGTGGGTTGGCTCGCGAGAATCTTCCCCCCCTCAGGGGGGACGGAGGGGGGTCGCGCCCGTATTGTGGAACGCGTTGATGCAAATCGCCTCGCAGAATTTGCCCGCGGAAGATTGGTCGTTGCCTGCGGGAGTTTCGGTGGTCAATGTGTGCGATCCGTCGGGGATGTTGCCTACTTCGGATTGTCCGAACGTGGTGAATGAAGTGTTCTTGCAGGGCAACGAACCTGTGCAGGCGGATAACATGTATCGCAAATACGCGATCAACCGCGAGACGGGTTTGCTTGCAACAGTGTTCACGCTTCCGCAATTGATCGAAGAGCGCGTCTATCTCGTCGTGCCATCTGACGCGCGCGCGTGGGCAGACAGCGCCGGGGTGGCGATTCCGCCTTCAGCGTACGATGTGATTCAAGCGCCGCCTTTCAATAGCGATGTCAATATCACTTTCCCGGAATTATTTTCTGAAGTAGGCGGTGTGGTTCAAATCACTGGCGCCGCGGCTGGGACAGATTTCGTGTCGTACCGCGTGTTGATCGGGCAGGGACTCAATCCGCAAGAGTGGATTCAGATCGGCGAGGGGAATGCGCCCGTGCCCAATGGTCTACTTGCCGAGTGGAACACCGAAGGCTTGAGCGGGCTATATGCCGTGCAATTGCAGGTGATCCGAAGCGATCAGCGAGTGGATACGGCGATCATTCAGGTGACGATCAAAAACTAG
- a CDS encoding DUF86 domain-containing protein, translating into MSPRGWQDRIRDILDAIAEIQKFTDGMDFETFKDDDMAVRAVEMNFIIIGEAASQIPEEIEEKYIAIPWSLMRAMRNRIVHVYFKVDEKVMWDTIQNDLPPLIPELEKLL; encoded by the coding sequence ATGTCGCCTAGAGGTTGGCAGGATCGCATTCGGGATATTCTTGATGCGATTGCCGAAATTCAGAAGTTTACGGACGGCATGGATTTTGAAACATTCAAAGATGACGATATGGCGGTACGCGCCGTTGAGATGAATTTCATTATCATTGGCGAGGCGGCGAGCCAAATTCCAGAAGAGATCGAAGAGAAATATATAGCCATTCCGTGGAGTCTAATGCGCGCCATGCGGAATCGCATTGTGCATGTCTATTTCAAAGTGGATGAAAAAGTGATGTGGGATACCATCCAAAATGATTTACCGCCGCTGATTCCTGAACTGGAAAAGTTACTCTGA
- a CDS encoding nucleotidyltransferase family protein: protein MKQEVVVQLLKQKNAEMSSKFGVKSLQLFGSVARNEASSASDVDLLVEFNRPVGYFGLFALQDYLEKLLGCHVDLGTPDSLKPYIRERVMRELIHVA, encoded by the coding sequence ATGAAACAGGAAGTAGTCGTCCAGCTCTTGAAGCAGAAGAATGCCGAGATGAGTAGTAAGTTCGGTGTCAAATCTCTGCAGTTGTTTGGCTCGGTAGCGAGGAATGAAGCCTCTTCTGCCAGCGATGTGGACTTGCTCGTAGAGTTCAACCGCCCCGTTGGCTATTTCGGTTTGTTTGCCTTGCAAGATTACCTTGAAAAATTGCTCGGTTGCCATGTGGACTTGGGCACTCCCGATAGTTTGAAGCCCTACATCCGTGAACGTGTGATGAGAGAGTTAATCCATGTCGCCTAG
- a CDS encoding DUF2142 domain-containing protein, with translation MIEKRNSFINPANFFLTVGLLVGIFYCIAIPYGAGFDEERHLVRIYYMSKNEYLPVFSGLSIHQDVFDLSYQRRLAQSPAFDMFSRENFTRKFSTFNELRYGQKTQSIYSPVIFLPQALLGRLLWWKFDFPILPTIILQRILGMLIYIGAGYFAVRVLPFGKWVFAALALSPSAMFQAATLNADGFTNAISFAFIGLTLGMYLNEKTGIKPSSFWILVLLSLLLGSAKPGAIILFPLLLLIVKHPFPSKKWVWFLGLVLFASVLFNVGWSAFATSVSTYGEGGNQSVPLQTSLILADPLGFIIPLLQGMALTFFAQIQGWIAVYGYWTGKVPDPLYLFWAVCLVAAFFAEPRRITIPSDVRAFLIGFSIFCCVAFYTIAFVGNYATGGVLALAKHGRYYIPFAPMFFLGISGLFAVDEKRQKLAEYSTVGAFLIVTAFYSLGIYTTYYSYCGYDAYTGAICVLPTYKNLEKEDSPAEDINADVEIVQSFTNFCGRLESVHVFVKSVPVDLDGALLFTLLDENRNAVIQREIPFKEIVPEDYLRVDVDLPPDARGGEFEIQLGAIVSTPQEEISVLLTRGDYYPGELSVGGVARERNDLLIHYVCAGP, from the coding sequence GTGATCGAAAAAAGAAATTCTTTTATTAACCCGGCAAACTTTTTTCTGACCGTCGGTCTGTTAGTCGGAATTTTCTATTGCATTGCGATTCCATACGGGGCGGGCTTCGATGAAGAGCGTCACCTTGTTCGCATTTACTACATGTCGAAGAACGAGTACCTGCCGGTCTTTTCGGGTTTGAGTATTCATCAGGATGTCTTTGACCTTTCCTATCAACGCCGACTCGCGCAGTCTCCCGCGTTCGATATGTTCAGCCGTGAAAATTTCACGCGGAAATTTAGCACATTCAACGAACTTCGCTATGGGCAAAAGACCCAATCTATCTATTCGCCCGTGATCTTTTTGCCGCAGGCGTTGCTGGGAAGATTGTTGTGGTGGAAATTTGATTTTCCGATCCTGCCGACGATCATTCTGCAAAGAATTCTCGGCATGTTGATCTATATCGGCGCAGGATATTTTGCGGTTCGTGTACTTCCGTTTGGCAAGTGGGTCTTCGCGGCGCTGGCGCTTTCGCCGAGCGCCATGTTTCAAGCCGCTACGCTGAACGCGGACGGTTTCACGAACGCGATCAGTTTCGCCTTTATCGGCTTGACGCTTGGAATGTATCTGAACGAGAAGACCGGGATTAAGCCGTCATCTTTTTGGATATTGGTTCTCTTATCTTTATTGCTTGGAAGCGCAAAACCCGGCGCGATCATTTTGTTCCCTTTGTTGCTCCTTATCGTCAAGCATCCTTTTCCGTCAAAGAAGTGGGTCTGGTTTTTGGGTCTTGTGTTATTCGCATCGGTCCTGTTCAATGTTGGCTGGTCGGCTTTTGCGACCAGCGTTTCGACGTACGGCGAGGGCGGGAATCAAAGCGTCCCACTTCAGACCAGCCTGATCTTGGCGGATCCGCTGGGATTCATCATCCCGCTTTTGCAGGGTATGGCGTTGACGTTTTTCGCTCAAATCCAAGGCTGGATCGCCGTCTACGGATACTGGACGGGCAAAGTGCCGGATCCTTTATATCTATTTTGGGCTGTCTGCCTCGTGGCGGCATTCTTCGCCGAGCCTCGACGGATAACGATTCCCTCCGACGTTCGCGCCTTTTTGATCGGTTTTTCCATATTTTGTTGCGTCGCTTTCTATACGATCGCCTTTGTGGGGAATTACGCCACCGGGGGCGTACTTGCCCTCGCCAAACACGGACGGTATTACATCCCCTTTGCGCCGATGTTCTTTCTGGGTATCTCAGGGCTGTTTGCCGTGGACGAGAAACGACAAAAACTGGCGGAATATAGTACCGTTGGCGCTTTTCTGATCGTGACGGCGTTCTATTCATTGGGCATCTACACAACCTACTATAGCTATTGCGGTTATGACGCTTATACGGGCGCCATATGCGTATTACCTACTTACAAGAATCTTGAGAAGGAAGATTCTCCGGCGGAAGACATCAACGCGGATGTTGAGATCGTCCAATCGTTCACCAATTTCTGCGGGAGGTTAGAGTCGGTGCATGTGTTCGTCAAATCTGTGCCGGTGGACTTGGACGGCGCGCTGTTGTTCACCTTGCTCGATGAAAATCGAAACGCGGTGATCCAGCGCGAGATACCTTTCAAGGAGATCGTTCCCGAAGATTACCTGAGAGTGGATGTGGATTTGCCCCCCGATGCGCGCGGCGGGGAGTTTGAAATACAATTGGGCGCAATCGTCTCGACGCCGCAAGAGGAGATCAGCGTTCTACTCACGCGCGGCGATTATTACCCCGGCGAATTATCCGTTGGCGGAGTTGCGCGAGAAAGGAATGATCTGCTGATCCATTATGTGTGCGCCGGTCCATAG
- the folP gene encoding dihydropteroate synthase, translating to MKSPTLQIGNHEFKWGSRTFVMSILNITPDSFSGDGLISPLPNGKEAKGEGEHRALEHSLRQAEYFLKHGADILDIGGESTRPGSMPVNAKEEIERVFPVVQAIHRNYPEAIISIDTSKAEVAQAAFIAGAQILNDVWALRADPQLASVAATFRVPVILMHNRSNPASVEVRERLGNAYAGSQYQDLIEDVKRDLLASVEIAVKAGVEETRLILDPGIGFGKTRKQNLELIDRLDEIRALGYPVVLGTSRKSFIGFTLDLPADQRVEGTAATVAVGIARGADIVRVHDVKEMARVAKMTDAIVRDSEGIR from the coding sequence GTGAAATCCCCCACCCTCCAAATCGGAAACCATGAATTCAAATGGGGAAGCCGCACGTTTGTGATGAGCATCCTCAACATCACGCCTGATTCGTTTTCAGGCGATGGGCTGATTTCTCCCTTACCTAACGGGAAAGAGGCTAAAGGGGAAGGGGAACACCGCGCGCTCGAACATTCGCTTCGGCAAGCCGAATACTTCCTCAAACATGGCGCGGACATCCTCGATATCGGCGGCGAATCGACGCGGCCCGGATCAATGCCTGTCAATGCAAAGGAGGAAATTGAGCGTGTGTTTCCCGTTGTTCAGGCAATTCATAGAAATTACCCTGAAGCCATTATTTCCATCGACACATCGAAAGCCGAAGTGGCGCAAGCGGCTTTTATCGCCGGGGCGCAGATACTCAACGATGTGTGGGCGCTTCGCGCCGACCCTCAGCTTGCTTCGGTTGCGGCGACATTTCGCGTGCCCGTGATTCTGATGCACAACCGCAGTAACCCCGCCAGCGTCGAAGTCCGTGAGAGGTTGGGCAATGCGTATGCCGGGTCACAATATCAGGATTTGATCGAAGATGTAAAGCGCGATTTGCTTGCCAGCGTCGAGATCGCGGTCAAGGCTGGGGTGGAGGAAACGCGTCTCATTTTGGATCCAGGCATCGGATTCGGAAAGACGCGTAAACAAAATCTGGAGTTGATTGACCGCCTGGACGAAATCCGCGCCTTGGGGTATCCCGTCGTTTTGGGCACATCCCGCAAATCGTTCATCGGTTTTACGCTCGACTTGCCCGCCGATCAGCGCGTCGAAGGGACAGCCGCCACGGTCGCCGTCGGCATTGCGCGCGGCGCGGACATTGTCCGTGTGCATGATGTGAAAGAGATGGCGCGCGTGGCAAAGATGACGGATGCGATCGTCCGCGACTCGGAAGGGATACGATAG
- a CDS encoding CDP-glycerol glycerophosphotransferase family protein: MSKRIFISADHGMAIIYFLQSDVVPTLLKAGIEVILLTDDEIVAQLASRFSQHGLTIEGLRLKQANKFATTFQPRLQWLLAYLRRVGGSRRINTEAMDSHIWEVWAENSWKFRLGIWIPSALMILLLRNFSFARKLLVRMQNRFIPDPEIYADLFDKYQPDMVIASTPGWRLDRYLLRESAKRGIPNMTVIVGWDNSSSYNVSGADVQYATCWSQLQKDELVYGSDWNPDNVNIGGIPSYDGYFRKQWLMPRDEYFKLHNLDPNRKLISYASSFVHFAPNFPNIEALAKLVSSDSLAEPSQLLIRLHPSHFQNKPKIFAEERARVFELEKKYPHVHVVQPVALGGSLGYYGGEDMDEKSSMMAYSDVVVTVYSTMLVETAVHDTPMIAATIDVPGGWNKKNKFSLSLKEIGDWPTHKRFREAKAGRVAENVDQLRDALNVYLADPTVSAEERRKFIQNEITFTDGASGKRTAEFILNILDQMSLRRGR, translated from the coding sequence ATGTCCAAACGAATCTTCATCTCCGCCGACCACGGCATGGCGATCATCTATTTTTTACAAAGCGACGTCGTTCCGACTCTGCTGAAAGCGGGCATCGAAGTCATCCTTCTCACCGACGACGAGATCGTCGCACAACTCGCCTCGCGTTTCTCGCAACACGGTCTCACCATCGAAGGTCTCCGCCTCAAACAGGCGAATAAATTCGCCACTACGTTTCAACCGCGCTTGCAATGGCTCCTCGCCTACCTGCGCCGCGTCGGCGGCTCGCGCCGTATCAACACCGAAGCCATGGACAGTCACATCTGGGAAGTCTGGGCGGAGAACTCGTGGAAATTCCGTTTGGGCATTTGGATTCCCTCCGCGCTGATGATTCTCCTCCTGCGGAATTTTTCCTTCGCCCGCAAACTTCTCGTGCGGATGCAAAACCGCTTCATCCCTGACCCTGAAATTTACGCCGACCTCTTCGACAAATATCAACCCGACATGGTCATCGCTTCGACTCCAGGCTGGAGGTTGGATCGTTACCTCCTGCGTGAGTCTGCCAAGCGCGGCATCCCGAACATGACCGTCATCGTCGGCTGGGACAATTCGTCGTCATACAACGTCTCAGGCGCGGATGTGCAGTACGCAACCTGCTGGTCGCAATTGCAAAAAGATGAACTGGTCTACGGCTCAGACTGGAATCCCGATAACGTGAACATCGGCGGCATCCCATCGTATGACGGATATTTCCGCAAGCAATGGCTCATGCCTCGTGACGAGTATTTCAAACTACACAACCTCGACCCGAACCGCAAGTTGATTTCGTACGCCAGCAGTTTTGTCCATTTTGCGCCGAACTTCCCGAACATCGAAGCGTTGGCGAAATTGGTTTCATCCGATTCGTTGGCAGAGCCTTCGCAGTTGTTGATTCGACTGCATCCAAGTCACTTTCAAAACAAGCCGAAGATTTTTGCCGAAGAACGCGCAAGAGTTTTTGAACTGGAGAAGAAATATCCGCACGTGCATGTTGTCCAGCCTGTGGCGTTGGGCGGATCGCTCGGCTACTACGGCGGCGAAGACATGGACGAGAAATCGTCCATGATGGCGTATTCGGATGTGGTGGTAACCGTCTACTCGACGATGCTGGTCGAGACCGCTGTCCATGATACGCCGATGATCGCCGCGACGATTGACGTCCCTGGCGGGTGGAACAAGAAAAATAAATTTTCACTGTCGCTGAAAGAGATCGGCGATTGGCCCACGCATAAAAGATTCAGGGAAGCGAAAGCAGGTCGAGTAGCGGAAAACGTGGACCAACTTCGGGACGCGTTAAACGTCTACTTGGCGGATCCAACCGTAAGCGCGGAAGAGAGGCGGAAGTTCATCCAAAATGAAATTACGTTTACCGATGGAGCATCTGGCAAACGCACGGCGGAGTTTATTTTGAATATCCTCGATCAAATGTCGTTGCGAAGAGGGCGGTAG
- a CDS encoding GIY-YIG nuclease family protein, whose product MSKKEYCVYIMTNSRHTVLYTGVTNDLPRRVEEHKNGKGSAFTKKYNVSKLVFYESGDDINIAVAREKQIKAGSRQKKLDLINTMNPDWKDLSEEFYP is encoded by the coding sequence ATGAGCAAGAAAGAATATTGTGTTTACATCATGACCAATTCTCGTCACACTGTTTTATACACAGGCGTGACCAATGATTTGCCGCGCAGGGTTGAAGAACATAAAAATGGAAAAGGCAGCGCTTTTACGAAGAAATACAATGTGAGCAAATTGGTGTTTTACGAATCGGGTGACGACATCAATATTGCCGTCGCTAGAGAGAAACAGATTAAGGCTGGTTCACGCCAAAAGAAACTTGACTTGATCAACACCATGAATCCCGACTGGAAGGATTTATCGGAAGAGTTTTATCCGTAG
- a CDS encoding glycosyltransferase family A protein: protein MRKGQNPAKFVKDVAKPERVTVALLNYIPFLSGFYTETLDVLKVCMDSMRNDAGLPFDLMVFDNGSCAEARDYLIGEKEAGRIQYLILSEKNVGKGGAWNVMLAGAPGEIIAYTDSDVLFSPKWLSRSVEILETFPNVGMVTARPFRTPPEFYEATLKWAKANAQLEEGQFIPWETFLEFNLSLGQTEEENKKVYAETRDWRLVYKGVTAMAGASHWQFTAYKSTLQQFLPFDMDKPMGQVRQLDKRMNDAGLLRLMVSDPLAMNMSNTLGYLRGELKTESRRRKGGFGKRLLEIGVIKKVLLAVYNRIFGWYYS, encoded by the coding sequence ATGCGCAAAGGACAAAACCCCGCCAAGTTCGTCAAAGACGTTGCCAAGCCCGAACGGGTGACTGTGGCGTTGTTGAATTACATCCCCTTCCTGAGCGGATTCTACACCGAGACGCTGGATGTGCTGAAAGTCTGCATGGACTCGATGCGAAACGACGCGGGCTTGCCGTTCGACTTGATGGTCTTCGATAACGGCTCGTGCGCCGAAGCGCGTGATTATTTGATCGGCGAAAAAGAGGCGGGACGAATCCAATATTTGATTTTGTCCGAGAAAAATGTCGGCAAAGGCGGCGCGTGGAATGTGATGCTGGCGGGCGCGCCTGGCGAGATCATCGCCTACACCGACAGCGACGTTTTATTTTCCCCAAAGTGGCTCTCACGTTCTGTGGAAATTCTCGAAACGTTTCCGAACGTCGGCATGGTCACTGCCAGACCGTTCAGAACGCCGCCTGAGTTTTACGAAGCGACGTTGAAATGGGCGAAGGCAAACGCCCAACTCGAAGAAGGTCAATTCATTCCGTGGGAAACATTCTTGGAGTTCAACTTGTCGCTGGGGCAGACGGAGGAGGAGAATAAGAAGGTTTATGCAGAGACTAGAGACTGGAGACTGGTTTACAAAGGCGTGACGGCAATGGCTGGCGCAAGTCACTGGCAGTTCACGGCGTATAAATCCACGCTTCAACAATTCCTGCCCTTTGACATGGACAAGCCAATGGGACAAGTCCGCCAACTAGACAAACGCATGAACGATGCAGGCTTACTGCGGCTGATGGTGAGCGATCCGCTGGCGATGAATATGTCCAATACGCTGGGGTATTTGAGAGGGGAACTGAAAACAGAAAGCAGAAGGCGGAAGGGAGGGTTTGGAAAGCGTTTGTTGGAAATTGGGGTTATCAAGAAAGTTTTGCTGGCGGTGTATAACAGGATTTTTGGTTGGTATTACAGTTAA